A stretch of the Bradyrhizobium sp. CCBAU 53351 genome encodes the following:
- a CDS encoding tripartite tricarboxylate transporter substrate binding protein, with protein MPRYGLKTIAFAAMHAVLGTLLSTAAMAQDYPTKPITLIVPWPAGGSTDISMRAIADSASKVLGQPIVIDNKAGGGGTVGPATMAAAAKPDGYTISQIPITVFRLPLMQEVSWDPAKDFTYIVHLTGYTFGVTTSAESQFKSWKDVVEFAKANPGKVTYATPGAGTSLHIGMEQIAGMSGIKLTQVPFKGGAETNAAVLGQHTMLQADSTGWRPLVDAGKLRLLMVWTGSRSPNYPDVPTLKELGYPMVYDSPFGIAGPKGLDPKIVAKLHDAFKKALEDPAVVATLAKYDMVPNYKNTEDYKKFVVEVTESERKVIETLGLAKK; from the coding sequence ATGCCGCGATACGGGCTGAAGACGATCGCATTTGCCGCGATGCACGCTGTCCTGGGCACATTGCTCTCGACCGCCGCAATGGCGCAGGACTATCCCACCAAACCCATCACGCTGATCGTGCCATGGCCGGCCGGCGGCTCGACCGATATCTCGATGCGCGCCATCGCCGACAGCGCCTCGAAGGTGCTGGGGCAGCCGATCGTGATCGACAACAAGGCCGGTGGCGGCGGCACTGTGGGGCCCGCGACCATGGCCGCGGCCGCGAAGCCCGACGGTTACACCATCTCGCAGATTCCGATCACCGTCTTCCGCCTGCCCTTGATGCAGGAGGTATCATGGGATCCGGCCAAGGATTTCACCTACATCGTCCATCTCACCGGCTACACGTTCGGCGTGACCACAAGCGCAGAGTCGCAGTTCAAGAGCTGGAAGGACGTGGTGGAGTTCGCCAAGGCCAACCCGGGCAAGGTCACTTATGCCACGCCGGGCGCTGGCACCTCGCTGCATATCGGCATGGAGCAGATCGCCGGAATGTCCGGCATCAAGCTGACGCAAGTCCCGTTCAAGGGCGGCGCGGAGACCAACGCCGCGGTGCTGGGACAGCACACGATGCTTCAGGCCGATTCCACGGGATGGCGACCGCTGGTCGACGCCGGCAAGCTGCGCCTGTTGATGGTGTGGACCGGCTCACGCTCGCCGAACTATCCCGATGTGCCGACGCTGAAGGAGCTCGGTTATCCCATGGTCTATGATTCCCCGTTCGGCATCGCCGGCCCGAAGGGCCTCGATCCAAAGATCGTCGCCAAGCTGCACGATGCTTTCAAGAAGGCGCTCGAGGACCCCGCCGTCGTGGCAACGCTCGCCAAATACGACATGGTGCCGAACTACAAGAACACCGAGGACTACAAGAAGTTCGTGGTCGAGGTCACGGAGTCCGAGCGCAAGGTGATCGAGACGCTCGGGCTAGCGAAGAAATAG